In the genome of Actinomadura graeca, one region contains:
- a CDS encoding MFS transporter, which produces MDPDTIRRRRWYILGVLTVSLLVVVLDNTILNVALKTIADPDKGLGATQSQLEWSINSYTLVFAGLLFTFGVLGDRFGRKRVLMAGMAVFAVASLASAYAQSPEQLIYARALMGLGGAAVMPQTLSIITNVFEPHERGRAIGIWAGAVGLAVAIGPITGGLLLAHFWWGSVFLINVPVIAAGVVLMAVLVPESRNPRPGRLDPLGVVLSVIGLVVLSYGIIQGGERGDWLAPAVLGPIGAGTAVLALFAWHEARSDSPAFDVGLFKDARMSAAVASIALCFFAAAGVFFFANFYMQSVRGLTPLESGAMVLPFAAAQLIFSTRSGGMVRRFGAKAVCTAGLMLVAVALGSYQFVGTDTPLWILGAIFFVQGAGMANVMPPATESVMSALPREKAGAGSAINNTARQVAVAMGVAVLGSVIASVYRGDLRGDLAALPAGAREAAGESIAGAHAVASRAGGQTLIDHADAAFVHAMHTASIAAAVVAFLGALVVLKWMPARDAAPEDEILSEASEQEPAKV; this is translated from the coding sequence TTGGACCCGGACACCATCCGGCGGCGCCGCTGGTACATCCTCGGCGTCCTGACCGTGAGCCTGCTGGTGGTGGTGCTCGACAACACCATCCTCAACGTGGCGCTCAAGACCATCGCCGACCCCGACAAGGGCCTCGGCGCGACCCAGAGCCAGCTCGAGTGGTCGATCAACTCCTACACGCTGGTCTTCGCCGGGCTGCTGTTCACCTTCGGGGTGCTCGGCGACCGGTTCGGCCGCAAGCGCGTCCTGATGGCCGGTATGGCGGTGTTCGCCGTCGCCTCCCTCGCCTCGGCGTACGCGCAGTCCCCCGAGCAGCTCATCTACGCCCGCGCCCTGATGGGACTCGGCGGCGCCGCGGTGATGCCGCAGACGCTGTCGATCATCACCAACGTCTTCGAGCCGCACGAGCGCGGCCGCGCCATCGGCATCTGGGCCGGCGCCGTCGGGCTCGCCGTGGCCATCGGCCCGATCACCGGCGGGCTGCTGCTCGCCCACTTCTGGTGGGGCTCGGTCTTCCTGATCAACGTGCCGGTCATCGCGGCGGGGGTCGTGCTGATGGCGGTGCTCGTGCCCGAGTCGCGCAACCCGCGGCCGGGGCGGCTCGACCCGCTGGGCGTGGTGCTCTCGGTGATCGGCCTCGTCGTGCTGTCCTACGGGATCATCCAGGGCGGCGAGAGGGGCGACTGGCTGGCGCCCGCCGTCCTCGGCCCGATCGGCGCCGGGACCGCCGTCCTCGCCCTGTTCGCCTGGCACGAGGCCCGCAGCGACTCGCCCGCCTTCGACGTCGGGCTGTTCAAGGACGCGCGGATGTCGGCGGCCGTCGCCTCCATCGCGCTGTGCTTCTTCGCCGCCGCGGGCGTGTTCTTCTTCGCCAACTTCTACATGCAGTCGGTGCGCGGCCTGACGCCGCTGGAGTCCGGCGCCATGGTCCTGCCGTTCGCCGCCGCGCAGCTGATCTTCTCGACCCGCAGCGGCGGGATGGTCCGCCGCTTCGGCGCCAAGGCCGTCTGCACGGCCGGGCTCATGCTGGTGGCCGTCGCGCTCGGCAGCTACCAGTTCGTCGGCACCGACACGCCCCTGTGGATCCTCGGCGCCATCTTCTTCGTCCAGGGCGCGGGGATGGCCAACGTGATGCCGCCCGCGACCGAGTCGGTGATGTCGGCGCTGCCCCGCGAGAAGGCGGGCGCCGGGTCGGCCATCAACAACACCGCCCGGCAGGTGGCGGTCGCGATGGGCGTGGCCGTGCTCGGCTCCGTCATCGCCTCGGTCTACCGCGGCGACCTGCGCGGCGACCTTGCCGCCCTCCCCGCGGGCGCGCGCGAGGCGGCGGGCGAGTCCATCGCCGGGGCCCACGCCGTCGCGTCCCGCGCCGGCGGCCAGACGCTGATCGACCACGCGGACGCCGCGTTCGTGCACGCCATGCACACCGCGTCGATCGCCGCCGCCGTCGTCGCGTTCCTCGGCGCGCTGGTCGTGCTCAAGTGGATGCCCGCCCGCGACGCCGCCCCGGAGGACGAGATCCTTTCCGAGGCGTCCGAGCAGGAGCCGGCCAAGGTGTGA
- a CDS encoding ATP-binding SpoIIE family protein phosphatase, translating to MAPRGDAPAADSASRTLVIGIDGARRIVQCGPNVGAVIARTTDDLLGRPAADLVGDEGKAELEGLLEAIGAGQERTAVLPVLRGSDRAAADAVVTAQPMVGGADGGGPAGLLFVRVALPPSERYQDPALMRRALMDDQVTRFGASLDLDQSARGLVDVVVPHFCTAASVLVLESLVAADEVHSESGSAVLRRIAVTSDDGNPAWTSTFPVGEVLVFPEGTPYRQVMDTARPVHLPNIGAELAGDIGSKWRRTPAGELLAGVSMVLLPMIARDTLLGFIACTRVPGFRRFDAYDVEIGMEFASRAAIVIDNARLFSRERATALALQRSLLPNRLSAPSSVEVRHRYLPGSKLVEVGGDWYESIALPGARVALIVGDVAGHGVRAAVTMGRLRTALHTLANLELPPADALHVMHELMIELGEQEPHFATCVYAVYDATSGTIEIASAGHLPPLLAGPGGDNEYLQVAPAPPLGVAGGAAIESREFTVEDGSLFVIYTDGLVENRGRDIDDGLARLQKIFGPGSVDRPMEDLAKATLDGVYADQHRDDIAVLIARLRRLPEDRYASWTLPADPAAVRRARGLVRSRLEEWGLEDLDYTTQLLASELITNALRYAHGPIELRLLLERTLVCEVLDRSAALPRLRRAEDDDENGRGLLVVSQLAHRWGARRTAAGKVVWCEQIVPGVDPDPSEQVSSWPGESHHR from the coding sequence ATGGCGCCGCGAGGCGATGCGCCCGCCGCCGATTCCGCGTCCCGGACCCTGGTCATCGGCATTGACGGGGCACGGCGGATCGTGCAGTGCGGGCCGAACGTGGGCGCCGTCATCGCGCGTACCACCGACGACCTGCTCGGCCGTCCCGCCGCCGACCTGGTCGGGGACGAGGGCAAGGCCGAGCTGGAGGGCCTGCTGGAGGCGATCGGCGCCGGGCAGGAGCGCACGGCCGTGCTGCCGGTGCTGCGCGGGTCCGACCGGGCGGCGGCCGACGCGGTGGTGACCGCGCAGCCCATGGTCGGCGGCGCGGACGGCGGCGGCCCCGCCGGTCTGCTGTTCGTCCGGGTGGCGCTGCCGCCGAGCGAGCGCTACCAGGATCCGGCGCTGATGCGGCGCGCGCTGATGGACGACCAGGTCACCCGGTTCGGCGCCTCGCTCGACCTCGACCAGTCCGCGCGGGGCCTCGTCGACGTCGTCGTCCCGCACTTCTGCACGGCGGCCTCGGTGCTCGTGCTGGAGAGCCTCGTCGCCGCCGACGAGGTGCACAGCGAGTCCGGTTCGGCGGTGCTGCGCCGCATCGCCGTGACCTCCGACGACGGCAACCCGGCGTGGACGTCCACGTTCCCGGTCGGGGAGGTGCTGGTGTTCCCCGAGGGCACCCCGTACCGCCAGGTCATGGACACCGCGCGGCCCGTCCACCTGCCGAACATCGGCGCGGAGCTGGCGGGCGACATCGGCAGCAAGTGGCGGCGGACCCCGGCGGGCGAGCTGCTCGCGGGCGTGTCGATGGTGCTGCTGCCGATGATCGCGCGCGACACCCTGCTCGGCTTCATCGCCTGCACGCGGGTGCCCGGGTTCCGCCGCTTCGACGCCTACGACGTCGAGATCGGCATGGAGTTCGCCTCCCGCGCCGCGATCGTCATCGACAACGCGCGGCTGTTCAGCCGCGAGCGGGCGACCGCGCTGGCGCTCCAGCGCAGCCTGCTGCCGAACCGGCTGTCCGCGCCGTCCTCGGTGGAGGTCCGGCACCGTTACCTGCCGGGCAGCAAGCTCGTCGAGGTCGGCGGCGACTGGTACGAGTCGATCGCGCTGCCCGGCGCCCGCGTCGCGCTGATCGTCGGGGACGTCGCCGGGCACGGCGTGCGCGCCGCCGTCACGATGGGCCGGCTCCGCACCGCCCTGCACACGCTGGCGAACCTGGAGCTGCCGCCCGCCGACGCGCTGCACGTCATGCACGAGCTGATGATCGAGCTGGGCGAGCAGGAGCCGCACTTCGCGACCTGCGTGTACGCGGTGTACGACGCGACGAGCGGCACGATCGAGATCGCCTCGGCCGGGCACCTGCCGCCGCTGCTCGCCGGCCCCGGCGGCGACAACGAGTACCTCCAGGTCGCGCCCGCGCCGCCGCTCGGCGTCGCCGGGGGCGCGGCCATCGAGAGCCGCGAGTTCACCGTCGAGGACGGCAGCCTCTTCGTCATCTACACCGACGGCCTGGTGGAGAACCGGGGCCGCGACATCGACGACGGCCTGGCGCGGCTCCAGAAGATCTTCGGCCCGGGGTCGGTGGACCGTCCCATGGAGGACCTCGCCAAGGCCACGCTCGACGGCGTGTACGCCGACCAGCACCGCGACGACATCGCCGTGCTGATCGCGCGGCTGCGGCGGCTGCCCGAGGACCGCTACGCCTCCTGGACGCTGCCCGCCGACCCGGCGGCCGTCCGCCGCGCGCGGGGCCTCGTCCGCTCCCGGCTGGAGGAGTGGGGCCTGGAGGACCTGGACTACACCACCCAGCTGCTGGCGTCCGAGCTCATCACGAACGCGCTGCGGTACGCGCACGGCCCCATCGAGCTTCGGCTGCTGCTGGAGCGGACGCTCGTCTGCGAGGTACTGGACCGTTCTGCGGCGCTGCCCCGGCTGCGGCGGGCCGAGGACGACGACGAGAACGGCCGCGGGCTCCTCGTCGTCAGCCAGCTCGCCCACCGGTGGGGCGCCCGCCGCACCGCGGCGGGCAAGGTCGTGTGGTGCGAGCAGATCGTCCCGGGCGTGGACCCCGACCCGTCCGAGCAGGTCTCGTCCTGGCCGGGGGAGAGCCACCACCGCTGA
- the panB gene encoding 3-methyl-2-oxobutanoate hydroxymethyltransferase, producing MSATVTPAQATALYGGTSGRRVTVRDIAAAKARHEKWPMLTAYDALTARIFDEAGIPVLLVGDSAAMVVYGYDSTIPVTVDDLIPLTAAVVRGSKRAMVVADLPFGSYQAGVADALATATRFLKETGAHAIKLEGGRRVLPQAEALVASGVPVMGHLGLTPQSVNVFGGYRVQGRGESGEELMADAKALEAAGAFAVVLECVPEDLAARVTASLSIPTIGIGGGNQTDAQVLVWQDMAGLTPHTAKFVKRFADMGALLGDAARAYADEVVNGVYPAPEHSYR from the coding sequence ATGTCTGCAACTGTCACGCCCGCGCAGGCGACCGCGCTCTACGGCGGTACGAGCGGGCGGCGGGTCACCGTGCGCGACATCGCGGCCGCCAAGGCGCGGCACGAGAAGTGGCCCATGCTGACCGCCTACGACGCCCTCACCGCGCGGATCTTCGACGAGGCCGGGATCCCCGTCCTGCTCGTCGGCGACTCCGCCGCGATGGTCGTCTACGGCTACGACTCCACGATCCCCGTCACCGTGGACGACCTCATCCCGCTGACCGCCGCCGTCGTCCGCGGCTCCAAGCGCGCGATGGTCGTCGCGGACCTGCCGTTCGGCTCCTACCAGGCCGGCGTCGCCGACGCGCTCGCGACCGCCACCCGCTTCCTCAAGGAGACCGGCGCGCACGCGATCAAGCTGGAGGGCGGCCGCCGGGTCCTGCCGCAGGCCGAGGCGCTCGTCGCGTCCGGCGTCCCGGTGATGGGCCACCTCGGCCTCACCCCCCAGTCGGTGAACGTCTTCGGCGGGTACCGGGTGCAGGGCCGCGGCGAGTCCGGCGAGGAGCTGATGGCCGACGCCAAGGCGCTGGAGGCCGCGGGCGCGTTCGCGGTCGTGCTCGAATGCGTCCCCGAGGACCTCGCCGCCCGCGTCACCGCCTCCCTGTCCATCCCGACGATCGGCATCGGCGGCGGCAACCAGACCGACGCCCAGGTCCTCGTCTGGCAGGACATGGCCGGCCTCACCCCGCACACCGCGAAGTTCGTCAAGAGGTTCGCCGACATGGGTGCGCTGCTCGGCGACGCCGCCCGCGCCTACGCCGACGAGGTCGTGAACGGCGTCTACCCGGCGCCCGAGCACTCCTACCGCTGA
- a CDS encoding TetR/AcrR family transcriptional regulator yields the protein MTTEAATERRAGRPRSERAEKAIVEATLDLLAAESGVAGVTIEAVASRAGVGKTTIYRRWPNKEALIVHALAAVKRPLPEPSGGSVRADLLQLASTLGAERKRKHAKCFWNVAGGAEKYPELYARYRHDIIEPRRAVIRGVLSRGVETGELRADLDLEVGVTMLIGPLTTRPPGEGLPDGYAEAVVDTLLRGIGAPPE from the coding sequence ATGACCACGGAAGCAGCGACCGAGCGGCGGGCGGGACGGCCGCGCAGCGAGCGGGCCGAGAAGGCCATCGTCGAGGCGACGCTGGACCTGCTCGCCGCCGAGTCGGGGGTCGCGGGCGTGACGATCGAGGCCGTCGCGTCCCGCGCCGGGGTCGGCAAGACCACGATCTACCGGCGCTGGCCCAACAAGGAGGCGCTGATCGTGCACGCGCTGGCGGCGGTCAAGCGGCCGCTGCCCGAGCCGTCGGGCGGGTCCGTCCGCGCCGACCTGCTGCAGCTGGCCAGCACGCTCGGGGCTGAGCGCAAGCGCAAGCACGCCAAGTGCTTCTGGAACGTGGCGGGCGGCGCGGAGAAGTACCCCGAGCTGTACGCCCGCTACCGGCACGACATCATCGAGCCGCGCCGCGCGGTCATCCGCGGGGTGCTGAGCCGGGGCGTGGAGACCGGGGAACTGCGCGCCGACCTCGACCTGGAGGTCGGGGTGACGATGCTGATCGGCCCGCTCACCACCAGGCCGCCGGGCGAGGGGCTGCCGGACGGGTACGCCGAGGCGGTCGTCGACACCCTGCTGCGGGGGATCGGCGCCCCTCCGGAGTGA
- a CDS encoding NAD+ synthase yields MAQLRIALAQVNPTVGDLDGNADLIVEWTRRAAEAGAHLVAFPEMMLTGYPVEDLALRASFVEASQRALERVARRLAGEGLGDLPVVTGYLDRRTVGLVRPGQPAGSPLDGAAWLHGGEVLVRSAKHHLPNYGVFDEYRIFVRGDRLPVVRVHGVDVATVICEDLWQDGGPVGVTGAAGAGLLLAINASPYERNKDDARLDLCAERAREAGCALAYVNMVGGQDELVFDGDSVIVAADGTLLARGPQFTEHLLVADLALPSADPSVRPGRTPVDARDGTTITVDRHELSARPLPAYAVEPQTVAPPLDDHAEVYAALVLGTRDYVRKNGFRSVILGLSGGIDSALVATIASDAIGPQNVHAVLLPSRYSSEGSVTDAEDLVKRQGISSRIVPIGGMVEAFEAELDLHGLAEENLQARIRANVWMALSNEHGHLVLTGGNKSELATGYSTLYGDSAGGFGPIKDLTKTMVWELARWRDTQAGDGGPPFLHPFAQEPIPEAIILKEPSAELRPGQLDRDSLPDYAVLDPLLVDYVERDMGRDALVAAGHEPALVDRVIRLVDLAEYKRRQYPPGPKITPKNFGRDRRLPITSRWRERGPSAR; encoded by the coding sequence GTGGCACAGCTCAGGATCGCGCTCGCGCAGGTGAACCCGACCGTCGGCGACCTCGACGGCAACGCCGACCTGATCGTGGAATGGACCCGGCGCGCCGCGGAGGCGGGCGCCCACCTGGTCGCCTTCCCCGAGATGATGCTGACCGGGTACCCGGTCGAGGACCTCGCGCTCCGCGCGTCGTTCGTCGAGGCGTCCCAGCGGGCGCTGGAGCGCGTCGCGCGCCGCCTCGCCGGCGAGGGCCTCGGCGACCTGCCGGTCGTCACCGGCTACCTCGACCGCCGGACGGTCGGGCTCGTCCGCCCCGGCCAGCCCGCCGGGTCGCCGCTGGACGGCGCCGCGTGGCTGCACGGCGGCGAGGTGCTCGTCCGGTCCGCCAAGCACCACCTGCCGAACTACGGCGTCTTCGACGAGTACCGGATCTTCGTGCGCGGCGACCGGCTGCCCGTCGTGCGGGTGCACGGCGTGGACGTCGCCACGGTCATCTGCGAGGACCTGTGGCAGGACGGCGGGCCCGTCGGCGTCACGGGCGCGGCGGGCGCCGGGCTGCTCCTCGCCATCAACGCCTCCCCCTACGAGCGCAACAAGGACGACGCCCGCCTCGACCTGTGCGCCGAGCGCGCCCGGGAGGCGGGATGCGCGCTCGCCTACGTCAACATGGTCGGCGGCCAGGACGAGCTGGTCTTCGACGGCGACTCCGTCATCGTCGCCGCCGACGGGACGCTCCTCGCCCGCGGCCCGCAGTTCACCGAGCACCTGCTCGTCGCCGATTTGGCGCTGCCCTCCGCCGACCCGTCCGTCCGGCCGGGGCGCACGCCGGTGGACGCGCGGGACGGCACCACCATCACCGTCGACCGGCACGAGCTGTCCGCGCGGCCCCTGCCCGCCTACGCCGTCGAGCCGCAAACCGTCGCCCCTCCCCTGGACGACCACGCCGAGGTGTACGCGGCGCTCGTCCTCGGCACCCGCGACTACGTCCGCAAGAACGGCTTCCGTTCGGTCATCCTCGGCCTGTCCGGCGGCATCGACTCCGCGCTCGTCGCGACCATCGCCTCCGACGCGATCGGCCCGCAGAACGTGCACGCCGTCCTGCTCCCGAGCCGGTACTCCTCCGAGGGGTCGGTCACCGACGCCGAGGACCTCGTGAAGCGGCAGGGGATCAGCTCGCGGATCGTGCCCATCGGCGGCATGGTCGAGGCGTTCGAGGCCGAGCTCGACCTGCACGGCCTGGCGGAGGAGAACCTCCAGGCCCGCATCCGCGCCAACGTGTGGATGGCGCTGTCCAACGAGCACGGCCACCTCGTGCTGACCGGCGGCAACAAGAGCGAGCTCGCCACCGGCTACTCCACCCTCTACGGCGACTCCGCGGGCGGGTTCGGCCCCATCAAGGACCTCACCAAGACGATGGTGTGGGAGCTGGCCCGCTGGCGCGACACGCAGGCGGGGGACGGCGGGCCGCCGTTCCTGCACCCGTTCGCGCAGGAGCCGATCCCCGAGGCGATCATCCTCAAGGAGCCATCCGCCGAGCTGCGCCCCGGCCAGCTGGACCGCGACTCGCTGCCCGACTACGCGGTGCTCGACCCGCTGCTCGTCGACTACGTCGAGCGCGACATGGGCCGCGACGCCCTGGTCGCCGCCGGCCACGAGCCCGCGCTGGTGGACCGGGTGATCCGCCTGGTCGACCTCGCCGAGTACAAGCGCCGCCAGTACCCGCCCGGCCCGAAGATCACCCCGAAGAACTTCGGCCGCGACCGCCGGCTGCCCATCACCAGCCGCTGGCGCGAGCGAGGGCCGTCCGCGCGCTGA